A portion of the Bdellovibrio bacteriovorus genome contains these proteins:
- the mltF gene encoding membrane-bound lytic murein transglycosylase MltF, whose translation MNRLFLVLGLGFTTVSMNACDSIYWDESHSVAAVKAQKSEIVVLTAQSPLIYSKFKRGEASGIDHDLIQSFAQHYDLKVRFVVLPNEEAVIQALAAGKGDVAAARLRTPANKNLGFLKGPAYEESYLSLYCHKKSQVGHLKDLAGKTLVILNKDNHLDLSRRLSQLAPQLTIKVVSEKRTQDMFNQVAERKADCVIAENVSGDFYNRYHADIEKVTQATKAFSISWLVAPDQNDLLRLMQAWFQKASRDDEIMRVSDRYKAYLDQLDRRDIAKFFKMIQTTLPQYQVAFKKAALDHNLPWQLIASVAYQESHWNPDARSFTGVRGLMQLTTDTALHMGVEDRTDPLQSIAGGSKYLRKLYNRTPKGLNTKDRLALTLAAYNVGSAHLLDAQRLAEKMGKNPNSWRQLREVLPLLADPEYAAQLQYGPARGHETVEFVERVKSFYTLMASAG comes from the coding sequence ATGAATCGCCTGTTTTTGGTATTAGGCCTGGGTTTTACCACGGTCTCCATGAACGCCTGCGATTCTATATATTGGGATGAAAGCCACAGCGTCGCTGCGGTAAAGGCCCAGAAATCCGAGATCGTTGTGCTAACCGCACAAAGTCCTCTTATATATAGTAAGTTCAAACGCGGGGAAGCTTCGGGGATCGACCACGACCTTATTCAAAGCTTTGCCCAGCATTATGACCTTAAGGTCCGTTTTGTTGTGCTTCCGAACGAAGAGGCCGTTATTCAAGCCCTGGCCGCGGGCAAAGGCGACGTCGCCGCCGCTCGCTTACGCACCCCCGCTAACAAGAATTTGGGCTTCCTGAAGGGGCCGGCTTACGAAGAGTCTTATTTAAGTCTTTATTGTCATAAGAAATCTCAAGTGGGGCATCTCAAAGATCTGGCTGGTAAAACTTTGGTGATTTTAAATAAAGACAACCACTTAGATCTTTCACGGCGACTCAGTCAGCTCGCTCCGCAATTAACCATCAAGGTCGTTTCAGAAAAACGCACCCAAGACATGTTTAATCAAGTCGCTGAACGTAAAGCCGATTGCGTGATCGCCGAAAACGTCAGTGGCGACTTTTACAATCGCTATCATGCGGATATAGAAAAAGTGACTCAAGCAACGAAAGCTTTTTCTATCAGTTGGTTGGTAGCTCCAGATCAAAATGATTTATTACGATTGATGCAAGCTTGGTTTCAAAAGGCCTCGCGGGATGATGAAATCATGCGAGTGTCGGATCGTTACAAAGCTTACCTGGACCAGTTAGATCGCCGGGATATTGCAAAATTCTTTAAAATGATTCAGACCACTTTGCCTCAATATCAAGTGGCCTTCAAAAAGGCCGCACTTGATCACAACTTGCCATGGCAGTTGATCGCGTCCGTGGCTTATCAAGAGTCGCATTGGAATCCGGATGCTCGCAGCTTTACCGGCGTGCGTGGGTTGATGCAATTAACCACTGATACTGCTTTGCACATGGGTGTCGAAGATCGCACCGATCCTCTGCAAAGTATTGCCGGTGGTTCGAAGTATTTGCGCAAACTTTATAATCGCACGCCCAAAGGCCTTAACACCAAAGATCGCTTGGCTTTAACTTTAGCGGCTTACAATGTCGGTTCGGCACACTTGTTAGATGCCCAACGTTTGGCTGAAAAAATGGGAAAGAATCCAAACTCATGGAGACAGCTGCGTGAAGTACTTCCGTTACTGGCAGACCCTGAATACGCCGCCCAATTGCAATACGGCCCCGCCCGGGGGCACGAAACCGTCGAGTTTGTTGAGCGCGTAAAATCGTTTT